AGGCGGATCTCGGTTGGCGAGAGCGCCCTTTCCTTCGGTGCGAAAGTGGCAATCGAGGCGGCTTTGACCTCATCGGCCGGGTTAGTGACCTTCTCCCCATGCAAAATGGCAAAACCATAAATCTGTTTAACAATATCGCGAATATGCACCGCCGTCGCCGGAGCGCCACGCGCCTTAACCTTGTTGCACAAGGCACGTAAATCATCTGGGCTGATTTCGGTGAGTAGCCGGTTACGGTAAACCGGCAGGATATCGCGCTCCATGATGCTTTTGCGCATGGAGCGAGTACTATCGGCCATGCGCGCGTCCACCAGCCAGCGGGCCGCCATATCATCAAAATGTTTGGCTGCGGTCAAACGGCGTTTCTCACGCTGTTTTTCATGTGCCGGGGAACGCCCTTCGCTAATTGCACGCTTGGCATCCAGCAACTTTTCGCGGGCCAGCGCCAGAGAAATACCGGCAGGGCCGTAGCGGCCAATAGTGAGGGTTTCGCGCCGTCCATTAAGACGGTAATCATAGCGGAAGGTAACGGTACCGGCGACGGATACCATGACATACATGCCATCCCGGTCGGAAACCTTGTACGGTCTGGCTTTGGGCTTGAGATTGCGTAGTGCGGTGTCGGTGAGCATCGCGCTTTTCCTCCTGTTCAATGGCGGTTTTTACCGTCAGGGGTCAGGAAGTCTGAAGATGCCCCGAAAGCCGCATCACGTCTAGCTTTTGGCGGGGATTTTTACCGTCATGACCGAAAAAGAATCAATCATCAACGGGAGGGTCATAATCCGGGTCTCTTGATTTACCGTCGCGTCTACCGCCAGCCTGTTCCGCTGGCCGGCGATAGTCACCGATAGTCGCCAAAACCTATTTAATTATAAATCAAACTGTTATGGCGATTTTTCAATAGTTGGCGATAGTTCTTGAAGAACCTTGGATCACTCCCACTCAATGGTCGCCGGTGGCTTACCCGAAACGTCATAAACCACACGGGAAATGCCGTCCACTTCGTTGATAATGCGGTTGGAGACGCGACCGAGGAACTCATACGGCAGGTGCGCCCAGTGCGCGGTCATAAAATCGATGGTTTCTACCGCGCGCAACGCGACCACCCAGTCATATTTACGACCGTCGCCCATTACGCCGACGGAACGCACCGGCAGGAAGACGGTGAAAGCCTGACTGACTTTATCGTACAGCTCGGCTTTATGCAGTTCTTCAATGAAAATCGCATCGGCACGACGCAGCAAGTCGCAGTATTCCTTTTTCACTTCGCCCAGCACACGCACGCCCAGACCCGGCCCCGGGAAAGGATGGCGGTACAGCATATTGTATGGCAAGCCCAGTTCCAGGCCGATTCTGCGCACTTCGTCTTTGAACAGCTCTTTCAACGGCTCGACCAGACCCAACTTCATCTCTTTCGGCAAACCGCCGACGTTATGGTGAGATTTAATGACATGGGCCTTGCCTGTTGCGGAAGCGGCAGATTCGATAACGTCAGGGTAAATGGTTCCCTGCGCCAGCCATTTCACTTCAGACTGTTTGCTGGCTTCTTCGTCGAACACGTCAACAAAGACACGACCGATGATTTTACGTTTCGCTTCCGGTTCATCCACTCCCGCCAGGGCGTTCAGGAAACGATCTTCCGCCGGGACATGAACAATGTTCAGGCCAAAGTGATCGCCAAACATTTCCAGTACCTGATCGGCTTCATTCAGGCGCAGCAAGCCGTTATCCACAAAAACGCAGGTCAGACGATTGCCAATCGCGCGGTGCAGCAGCATCGCGGTTACGGAGGAGTCAACACCGCCGGACAGACCGAGAATCACCTGATCATCGCCCACTTGCTGACGAATGCGGGCAACCGCATCATCAATGATTTTAGCGGGCGTCCACAGGGCTTCACACTGGCAGATATCCCGGACAAAGCGCTCTAACATGCGTTGTCCCTGACGGGTATGGGTCACTTCCGGGTGGAACTGTACGCCGTAATAACGTTTTTCTTCGTTAGCCATAATCGCGAACGGACAGGTATCCGTACTGGCAACGGTCACAAATCCCTCAGGGATCGCCGTGACTTTATCGCCGTGGCTCATCCACACATCCAGCAGCGGTGCGCCAGCGGCGCTCAATGCATCCTGAATATCACGAACCAGCAAGCTGTCCGTTTTCACTTCCACCTGCGCATAGCCGAATTCGCGTTCGCTGGAGCCTTCGACACATCCGCCCAGTTGCATCGCCATGGTCTGCATACCGTAGCAAACGCCTAATACCGGGACGCCAGCCTGGAAGACGTATTCCGGCGCGCGCGGGCTGTCAAACTCAGTGGTGCTTTCCGGGCCGCCGGAAAGGATAATCCCGTTAGGATTGAATTCGCGGATTTGCGCTTCAGTGACATCCCATGCCCAAAGTTCACAATAAACGCCCAGTTCACGAACGCGCCGAGCCACCAGCTGCGTGTACTGCGAGCCGAAATCCAGAATGAGAATGCGATGTTGATGAATGTTTTCTGTCATGAGAGGCGTATTCCAAAATACGAAAAAACAAAAGTGATTAAACCCGGCTAACAGCCTTCAACTGTTCAAAATAGCGCCGGGTTTAACGGGTTAAATCAGCTCGCAAATCACCTTATGAACCCATACGGTAGTTCGGCGACTCCTTAGTGATGGTGACGTCGTGGACGTGGCTTTCCTGAATACCGGCGCCGCTGATGCGCACGAACTCGGCTTTGGTGCGCAGTTCATTAATGGTTCCGCATCCGGTCAGCCCCATGCAGGAACGCAAGCCTCCCATTTGCTGATGAACGATCTCTTTCAGGCGGCCTTTATAGGCCACTCGGCCCTCAATGCCTTCCGGCACCAGCTTGTCTGCTGCGTTGTCGCTCTGGAAATAACGGTCGGAAGAGCCTTTGGACATTGCGCCCAGCGAACCCATACCACGATAGGATTTAAATGAACGCCCCTGATAGAGCTCGATTTCACCCGGAGATTCTTCCGTACCTGCCAGCATGGAACCGACCATCACACAGGCCGCGCCCGCCGCGATGGCTTTGGCGATGTCACCGGAGAAACGAATACCGCCGTCGGCGATAACCGGCACGCCGGAGCCTTCCAATGCTTCAACCGCATCAGAAATGGCGGTGATCTGCGGCACGCCCACGCCGGTTACGATACGGGTGGTACAAATGGAACCGGGGCCGATACCGACTTTCACCGCACTGACGCCCGCGTCCACCAGTGCTCTGGCGCCCGCGCCGGTTGCCACGTTGCCGCCAATGATTTGCAGATCGGGATATTTGGCGCGCGTTTCACGGATGCGTTGCAATACACCTTCGGAATGACCGTGTGAAGAGTCAATCAGCAGCACATCAATCCCCGCCGCGACCAGCGCGTCAATACGCTCTTCGTTGCCGGCGCCCGCGCCAACCGCCGCACCGACGCGCAGACGTCCATGCTCATCTTTACAGGCGTTAGGTTTACGTTCCGCTTTCTGGAAATCTTTTACGGTAATCATGCCGAGCAGACGAAATTTATCATCCACTACCAGCGCTTTTTCCACGCGTTTTTCATGCATTTTTTGCAGAACAACGTCGCGCGTCTCAGCTTCTTTCACCGTGACCAGACGTTCTTTCGGCGTCATGACGGCACTGACAGGCAACGCCAGATCGGTGACAAAACGCACGTCGCGACCGGTAATAATCCCCACCAGTTCATTGCCTTCGGCAACAACCGGGTAACCCGCGAAGCCATTACGTTCAGTCAATTCTTTTACCTGACGCAATGTTGTATCGGGTGTAACGGTTTGCGGGTCAGTGACCACGCCGCTTTCATATTTCTTCACGCGGCTGACTTCTTCCGCCTGTCGCTCGATAGACATGTTTTTATGAATGAAGCCCAAGCCGCCTTCCTGTGCCAGCGCAATCGCCAGACCAGATTCGGTGACGGTATCCATCGCAGCCGACAGCATAGGGATGTTTAGTCGGATAGTTTTCGTCAGTTGGGTAGTCAAATCAGCCGTGTTAGGCAAGACAGTGGAATGTGCGGGCACAAGGAGAACGTCATCAAACGTCAGTGCTTCTTTAGCGATACGTAGCATGGGCAATATCTCACCAAGGTGGATGTAAGAATAGATAAAATATTGCCGTGGCATTATACAGAGCGTAATCGGTTGCCTCCAGCATTATTTTACTAAAGTGCTTGATTACCGTTTTAAGGCAGGTAATATCAGTCAATTAAGTCTCTGTTTTAAAATTTGATCTGGCTCACAATGTCTCAATTCCCTTCTTCTGCAATTTTCACTGTTAGCCGCTTGAATCAGACGGTTAGACAACTGTTGGAAATGGAAATGGGGCAGATATGGCTTTCCGGCGAAATTTCCAATTTCTCTCAGCCCGCTTCCGGTCACTGGTATTTCACCCTCAAAGATGAGCGTGCTCAGGTGCGTTGCGCCATGTTCCGCACCACCAACCGCCGGGTGACCTTTCGTCCGCAAAACGGGCAGCAGGTATTGATTCGCGCCACCATTACGCTTTATGAACCGCGCGGTGATTACCAACTGCTGGCCGAAAGTATGCAGCCCGCCGGGGATGGCCTGTTGCAGCAGCAGTTTGAACAACTGAAGCAGCGTCTCGCGGCCGAAGGCTTGTTCGATCAGCAGTTTAAACAGATCCTGCCCTCCCCGGCCCGACAAGTCGGCGTGATTACCTCCGCCAGCGGCGCCGCTCTGCACGATATCTTAAAGGTGTTACAGCGGCGCGACCCTTCACTGCCCGTCGTGGTGTATCCCACTGCCGTACAGGGCAGCGAAGCGCCGCTACAGATTGTTCGCGCCATTGAACTGGCTAACCTGCGTGACGAGTGTGATGTGCTGATCGTCGCCCGCGGCGGCGGGTCGCTGGAAGATTTATCGAGCTTCAACGATGAGCGAGTCGCACGCGCCATTTTTGCCAGCCGAATCCCTATCGTCAGTGCGGTGGGCCATGAAACCGACGTGACCATTGCCGATTATGTCGGCGATCTGCGCGCACCCACGCCTTCTGCTGCGGCTGAACTGGTGAGCCGGAATCAGTTGGAACTACTTCGCCAGATACAATCCCAGCGCCAGCGTCTGGAAATGGCCATGGATTACTACCTTGCCCAGCGCCATCGCGAATTCACCCGTCTGCATCACCGCTTGCAGCAACAGCATCCACAACTGCGGCTGGCACGCCAGCAGGCCCAATTGGTCAAACTCCGCCAGCGTCTGGATGATGCCATGCAGTCACAGTTGCGACAGATTTTTCGCCGCCATGAGTGCATGGAACAGCGCCTGTTTCAACAGCAGCCATTGCCAAAAATTCACCGCGCGCAGCAGCGTTTACAGCAATTACGCTATCAGATACAGAGCGTCGTTGAACGTAACCTGAATAAGCATCAGCAACGGCTGGGGGTCGTCTGTTCACGTCTGGAAGGCGTGAGTCCGCTGGCTACGCTGGCGCGCGGCTATAACATTACCACCGCGCCGGATGGCAACGTGCTGAAAAACATTGCACAAATTACCTTGGGCGAAACGTTAAAAACCCGGTTGCAAGATGGCTGGGCGGAAAGCCAGGTCACCGCACTCGTCCCGCAAAGCACAATTACCGCCGCCACACCCACGAAAAAAGCGCCCTAAAACGTCATAATCACCGTAGGGAGATTTGTCCTAAAAGAGCGGATATCTCCCAATATTCCCTGTAACGTCTGAACTAAACTGTTCTCCTGCTGCCCACTGATTCTAAGAGCGTGAGTAAGAATGAGTGAGATTGGCTCATCGTCTGCGTTCACCGACAATCGCCTTTATTAAGGAGATATGGTATGAAGTTCAGACAGATTTATAGCGTGATCCCTCCCTATATCCTGCATCGTATTGTCGCTGGCGGCTCAGAGGAACAACGACATTGCGCCCAGCAGACCCTAATGCACGTTCAGTCATTGATGGTGAGTCATCATCCCCGGCCGGAACAACATGCAACGCGGCCCGCCGGACAGGTGCAGCGCGATATTTACGATGCCGAAAATCAACAGCAGTTGCCCGGCAAACTGGTACGTACAGAAGGCCAAGGCAGCAATGGCGACATCGCCGTTGATGAGGCCTATAACTACCTTGGCGTCACCTACGATTTTTTCTGGCAGATTTTCCAGCGCAATTCACTTGATAATGAGGGGCTGGCGCTGTCGGGTTCAGTGCACTATGGTCAGAATTATCAGAATGCGTTCTGGAACGGACAGCAAATGGTTTTTGGTGACGGCGATGGCAAAATATTAAACCGTTTCACCATCGCTATTGATGTGGTCGCACATGAATTGGCGCATGGTATTATCGACAACGAAGTTGGATTGATTTATTTCCGGCAGTCAGGTGCGCTGAACGAATCCCTGTCTGACGTGTTTGGCTCAATGGTAAAACAGTTTCATTTGGGACAAACCGTCGAGCAGGCAGACTGGATTGTCGGGGCGGGTTTGCTGGCGGAGGGCATTAACGGTATGGGGCTGCGTTCCATGTCGGATCCTGGCACAGCATTCGACGACCAATTGTTGGGCGTCGACCCCCAACCTTCCCATATGAATGAATATGTGAACACGCGCGAAGACAACGGCGGCGTTCACCTGAACTCCGGCATTCCTAACCGCGCTTTCTATCTGGCGGCCACCGCGCTGGGCGGCCACGCATGGGAAAAAGCCGGTAAAATCTGGTATGACACCTTGTGCGATGAATCACTGCCGCAGAATGCGGATTTTGAGATTTTCGCCCGCTACACTATTCGTCATGCGGCCCAACGATTCGACCAGACCGTTGCCGATACCGTTCAACAATCGTGGAAAACGGTAGGTGTGGAGGTGAGACAGGAGCTTTTATGAAAACATTGCCGGAGCTTAACGACGATGCGGTCATAGAATTAGCCCGCGAAGGGGGCATTGCCTGGATTCCCAAACTGGCGGGGCTACGCCGTTTCGTGCTCGCCAGTGTCCCGGCATCTGAGCGAGAACGAATCTGTAGCGCAATCCGCCATGCGATTCCGCAGGCGCGCGAACCCGGTGAGCCAGATGGCCCCGGGCGCGGTGATCGGTTCTATTACCGAATTCACATCAGCTATAACCACCCGCAGCGCGACCAGCCCGCCGACATCATACTGTTGATACCAGAAGACATCGCCCCGTCAGAACTGACGGAACTGTGGCGTAACGGCATACCGTCGTCAGGCTGATGGGTTGGCAGGAAGGTAGCTGAACAGCACACGTTTTTTTGAAATCAGCCCGTGTTGCTGACACAAATAATCCACCGCGCCGCAGGCCGTTAACACCTGAAGCGCGTGTTGACAGTCAGGGCAGTTGGCCTCACGAAGATAACGCTGCCGGCAGACGGCGCATTGAAACGTGTTGCCGTGTTGCCAGTTCATGGCGCTGTCGCAGCGCGGACAAATCGCGTCCATGTTATCGCCTCCCGCATCTTCATCTTTTGATATCCGCCGTTAAATCACACCCAGCGAACGTAAGCAATACAGTCCAATCGCGGTCACAAAAAACGAGCCGACGGTGGTCATGGCGATGATATTCGCCGCCAGCGTCGCGTTTCCGCCCATCGCGCGCGTCATGGCATAACTCCCGGCAGCGGTCGGCGTCGCGGCAAACAGGAAAATAACGCCGAGCGATACGCCACGAAAGCCAAAAGCCCAGCCGCCCAGCGTCAACAACGCCGGCACAAGCAGCAGCTTGGCGGCGGAGGAAAGGGCCGCGACGTTGGAAGTCCGCAGCATGGTTCGGAGATCAAGGCTGGCTCCCGCACACAGTAACGCCAGGGGTAAAGCCAGCGACGACACCAGATTCCCGGTCTGTTTGATTACATCCGGCATCGGAAGCGTGCTGCGCGAATAAATCAGTCCCAATAGCAGACTGATAATCAGCGGGTTGGTCACGATGCTGACCAACAGGGCTTTCTTACTGATCTTCCCACCCTGCTCGTTACGACGCAAACTGCGGGTCAGCGTAATCACCGACAGAACATTAAAGAGAATAACCGTGACCGTCAGGTAGAGAGAACCTACTGCAACGCCCTCGCTGCCGTATGCGCTCATCGCAAACGCCAGCCCCATAATCCCGGTATTGGAACGAAAGCCTCCCTGAACGAAGATCCCCCGCTCTCGTGGATCTTTCACCAGATAGACGGCAACGAATTCCAGCAACAGGAACGTGGCGATGGTTCCTAACGTGCCATAGATCAGCATCGGCAGATGATCGGCCATCGACTGATGGTTGGTTGCTACGCTGAAAAAAAGCAGGCAAGGCAAAGCCAGATTAAATACCAGTTTCATCGCCGCATCGCAGAATGCGTCATCCAACAGACTCAACCGGCGTAACCCCATGCCTATCAGCAAGAGCAACAGATTGGGCATGGTAACGTGAAACGCAAAACCCCAGGTTTCCCAGGACATGATTTACCTTTTTGGCTAAACACTGTTCTCTGTCTGTCAAAACGGGGCGAATATTGCTATTCACCCCGCCAATCAATTATTTACCTTTTTTAAGATGCTGCATTAAACGTTTACGCTTGCGTAGCTGGTTTGGCGTCAGCGTATTGCGCTTATCGGCAAAGGGATTCTCGCCTTCTTTAAACTGAATACGAATCGGCGTTCCCATGACGTTCAATGAACGGCGATAGTAGTTCATCAGATAGCGCTTATAAGAGTCAGGCAAATCTTTTACCTGATTTCCGTGGATCACCACAATTGGCGGGTTGTAACCGCCCGCATGCGCATATTTCAGCTTCACGCGGCGACCGCGCACCAGCGGTGGCTGATGGTCGTCCGCCGCCATTTGCATAATACGGGTCAGCATGGAGGTGCCCACGCGACGGGTCGCACAGGTGTAGGCTTCTGTGACAGACTCGAACAGGTTGCCCACGCCGCTGCCATGCAACGCGGAGATGAAGTGAATACGGGCAAAATCGATAAAGCCAAGCCGCAAATCCAGCATTTCTTTCACTTCGTCACGCACTTCCTGCGACAAACCATCCCATTTGTTGACCACTATCACCAGTGAACGCCCGGTATTGAGAATAAAGCCCAGCAACGAGAGATCCTGATCGGAGATACCTTCGCGGGCATCGATAACCAACAGCACGACGTTGGCGTCTTCGATGGCTTGCAGCGTCTTGATCACGGAGAATTTCTCAACCGTATCGGTAACTTTTCCGCGCTTACGCACGCCTGCCGTATCAATCAGGACATATTCGCGCTCATCACGCACCATCGGGATGTAAATGCTGTCGCGGGTAGTGCCCGGCATATCATAAACCACCACCCGCTCTTCACCCAGAATCCGGTTAGTCAATGTGGACTTACCGACGTTGGGGCGTCCGACTATCGCCAGTTTTATCGGCAAATCTTCCGGGTTGAAGTCATCTTCCTCAGCGCTCGTGTCTTCCGAGGAAAGTTTTTTATCCAGTTGTTCCGCCCAATAAGCCGCGTTCTCTTCTTCTTCGGTTAACTCAACCGGTTCTGTCACCTCATCCTGCACGAACGGCAGCAAGACTTTCTCAAACAAAGAGGTCACGCCACGTCCGTGAGACGCCGCGATCGGATAGACTTCACCAATACCGAGCGAGTAAAAATCCGCCGTCGCCGTATCGGGATCGAGACCATCGGTTTTGTTAGCGACCAGAACGGTGATTTTTTCACGGCTACGCAGATGCTGGGCGATGCCTTCATCCGCAGGCATCAATCCGGCGCGCGCATCCACCATGAACAGGACGATATCCGCTTCTTCAATCGCCACCAGCGACTGACCGGCCATGCGCGTTTCAACGCCGTCTTCCGTCCCCTCGATACCGCCGGTATCAACGATAATAAACTCATGGCCCTCAACTTCAGCACGACCATACTTGCGGTCACGAGTCAGCCCTGGGAAATCCGCCACCAATGCATCACGAGTGCGCGTTAAGCGGTTAAACAGCGTGGACTTTCCCACATTCGGACGTCCGACCAGCGCGACGACAGGTATCATTGTTACAACCTCATTACTTATATTTCAGTACGTTACAACGAGAACACTCGCTGACGATAAAAAGACGAAACGGCCCCTGATACTGTCAGGAGCCGTTTCGGGATCACCTTTGCCAACGGCAGAGAGGATCCAAACGTGTTATGTTATAACTAGCGGCTAAAAGCGTACACTTCGCCATTTTTCGCCTGAATCAGCAGCTTGTCGCTGGCAATGATCGGCTTGCTCAATAAGCCTGAACTGTCCACTTTCTGCTGAACGACAAAGCGACCGTCCGCTGTATTCATCCAGTGTAAATATCCTTCGCTATCGCCCACCACCAGATAGCCATTGAACAACGCCGGCGCGGTCAGATTACGATGCAGCAGATCGCTCTGACGCCACAGGTTGACGCCGCCATTGGTATTCAGCGCTACGATCCGGTCACTCTGATCGACCAGGTAAATACGGTCGCCGTCAACGATGAAATCATGTACCGACCCCAGCTCGCGTTTCCACAGGATTTGACCTGAACGCAGATCCAGCGCGGTAATATTGCCATTGTAGCCCAATGCGTAGACGACCTCACCCGCCACAACCGGCGTGGTATCGACGTCGTTCAGGCGATCGATTTCCGTGGCGCCGCTCGGCTGGGAAATACGCTGCTGCCAGATCAACTGTCCCTGGTTAATCAGCACCGCGTTCACCCGACCATTATCCCCGCCGACAATGGCCGCGCCGAACGCCGTCGTTGGCGCGGACTCCCCCCGCAAGGAAAGCGTCGGCATATCCAGATTGACGGTCCACTTGATCGCGCCGTCGGCTTCGTTCAACGCCTGCAACATGCCGTTGCTGGTATGAATCAATACCACACCATCACTGACGACCGGACGAGAAACAGCTTCACCCGCAACGCCGGCCTTCCATACCACGGAACCATCATCGCGATTCAGCGCAAAAACCTGCGCCCGCTCACTGCCGACATACACATGGTTACCGGAAACGGAAACGCCGCCGGACAACAGGGCGGGATTATTGCGGGAAAAAAAGCCGGTTTTCTCAGACAGATCGGTCTGCCAGATTTCCTTGCCGTCGTTCAGATCCAGCGCCTTGACGATCCCTTTGCGATCAGCGGCAAATACGCGATTGTCCTGCCATGCCGGATGCAGATTAGCGAAGAACTCGCCAGTGCCGCTGCCTACCGAACGGCTCCATACCTTGGTCGGCGTGAACTGATTTTCGACTGTGGGCAGTGGCGACATGGTGACAACATCTTCTTCGCTGTTAAACAGCGAACATCCGCTCAGCAGGGCAACAGAAACCAGTCCTACTAAAAGTGTTTTACGCAATTGCATGGAATTCCTCTTAGCTGGACAGGTTGTTTAGTTTCATTGTCAGCAATGCCTTCAATGCCTGCGGTGGATTGGCAGACAAACCTTTGTTATATGCGTCGCGCGCGGCCTTATTATCCCCTTTGCCGACCAGCACATCGCCACGAACGTCTGCCGCCAGCGCAACCCAGCCATCGAGTTTAATGGCATCCAGCGTCTTCAGCGCGTCGTCCGTTTTCTTCTCTTGCAGTTGAATCCGCGCCAGACGCAGGTTCACCAGCGCAAGCAGGTCCGCATCTTTAGTCTGGGATTGGGCCAAAACCAACTGTTGTTCAGCTTTGGCGAAATCTTTCTGGTCGACATAATGGCGAGCCAGCTCCAGCGAGGTCAGCGCGCCGTAGCTGTTCTGATTCGCGGCAGTGAATTTCTCGGCTGCCGCTACGCCGTCCGCTTTGCCATCGGCTAATTTCTCGGCGATTTGCTGGTATGAGGCGGAAGCCGCCATTGCGTTGTCGCTCTGGTTACTTTGCCAAATACGCCAGCCAACCAGCGCGCCTACACCGAGCACCACCCCCACCACCAGCGCCTTGCCATTTTCCGCGAGGAAACGACGCAGTGTATCAACCTGTTCATTCTCTGTCGTATAGGCTTCCACGATGTCTTTCTCCTCAATTCAGTAACGTTGCCAGACGCGCGGCAACGTCGGCCTGCGCCAATGTATCCTGCTCGCCATTACTCAGGTTTTTGACCACAACCTGATTTGCCGCAACTTCGTTTTCACCTAAAACCAGCGCAACGCGCGCGCCCCATTTGTCGGCTCTGGCGAATTGCTTTTTAAAATTGCCGCCGCCGTAATTGGTCATGAATTTCATCTGCGGCAGCGTATCACGTAATTTTTCAGCCAGTTGCATGGCCGCCACCTGCGTTCCCTCTCCAGAGGAAATCAGGTAAACATCCACACCCGGATGCACTTTAAACTCAGGGTTGACCGACTGCACCAGCAGCACCAGGCGCTCCAATCCCATCGCAAAACCCACCGCTGGGGTCGCGTGCCCGCCCAGTTGTTCCACCATTCCGTCGTATCGGCCGCCAGCGCAAACCGTGCCCTGAGCCCCAAGGCTGGTGGTGACCCACTCAAACACGGTACGGTTATAATAATCCAGGCCGCGAACCAGACGTGGATTAACGGTATATGGGATACCTGACTGTGTTAAAAGTTCACTCAACGCGGCAAAGTGAGCACGAGATTCTTCATCAAGATAATCCGTCAGAACCGGCGCATCGTTGAGTAAGGTCTGCACCTGCGGATTTTTTGAATCCAGAACGCGTAGCGGATTGGTATACATGCGGCGCAGGCAGTCTTCGTCCAGTTTGTCCTTATACTGCTCAAGAAACGCGATCAGTGCCTCGCGGTATGTCGCACGGGCTGCCAGCGATCCAATCGAATTCAGTTCCAGCCTGACATGTTCGGATATGCTCAGCGCGCGCCACCAGCGGGCGGTGAGCAGAATCAGTTCGGCATCGATATCCGGCCCATGCAGACCGAAAACTTCGCAACCCAACTGATGAAACTGACGGTAGCGCCCTTTTTGCGGACGCTCATGGCGGAACATGGGTCCGATATACCACAGACGCTGTTCCTGATTATAAAGGATGCCATGTTCGATGCCGGCGCGGACACAACCCGCTGTCCCTTCTGGACGCAGTGTCAGACTGTCACCGTTGCGATCCTCGAAGGTGTACATCTCTTTTTCAACCACATCGGTGACTTCACCGATGGCGCGTTTAAACAACGGCGTTTGCTCAACGATAGGCAAACGAATTTCGCTATAGCCGTAACTGCTGAGCACCTGTTTAAGGCTGGTTTCAATACGCTGCCACAAAGCCGTTTCGGCTGGCAGGTAATCGTTCATGCCGCGAATGGCT
This is a stretch of genomic DNA from Brenneria rubrifaciens. It encodes these proteins:
- the bamB gene encoding outer membrane protein assembly factor BamB, producing the protein MQLRKTLLVGLVSVALLSGCSLFNSEEDVVTMSPLPTVENQFTPTKVWSRSVGSGTGEFFANLHPAWQDNRVFAADRKGIVKALDLNDGKEIWQTDLSEKTGFFSRNNPALLSGGVSVSGNHVYVGSERAQVFALNRDDGSVVWKAGVAGEAVSRPVVSDGVVLIHTSNGMLQALNEADGAIKWTVNLDMPTLSLRGESAPTTAFGAAIVGGDNGRVNAVLINQGQLIWQQRISQPSGATEIDRLNDVDTTPVVAGEVVYALGYNGNITALDLRSGQILWKRELGSVHDFIVDGDRIYLVDQSDRIVALNTNGGVNLWRQSDLLHRNLTAPALFNGYLVVGDSEGYLHWMNTADGRFVVQQKVDSSGLLSKPIIASDKLLIQAKNGEVYAFSR
- the hisS gene encoding histidine--tRNA ligase is translated as MAKNIQAIRGMNDYLPAETALWQRIETSLKQVLSSYGYSEIRLPIVEQTPLFKRAIGEVTDVVEKEMYTFEDRNGDSLTLRPEGTAGCVRAGIEHGILYNQEQRLWYIGPMFRHERPQKGRYRQFHQLGCEVFGLHGPDIDAELILLTARWWRALSISEHVRLELNSIGSLAARATYREALIAFLEQYKDKLDEDCLRRMYTNPLRVLDSKNPQVQTLLNDAPVLTDYLDEESRAHFAALSELLTQSGIPYTVNPRLVRGLDYYNRTVFEWVTTSLGAQGTVCAGGRYDGMVEQLGGHATPAVGFAMGLERLVLLVQSVNPEFKVHPGVDVYLISSGEGTQVAAMQLAEKLRDTLPQMKFMTNYGGGNFKKQFARADKWGARVALVLGENEVAANQVVVKNLSNGEQDTLAQADVAARLATLLN
- the der gene encoding ribosome biogenesis GTPase Der, with amino-acid sequence MIPVVALVGRPNVGKSTLFNRLTRTRDALVADFPGLTRDRKYGRAEVEGHEFIIVDTGGIEGTEDGVETRMAGQSLVAIEEADIVLFMVDARAGLMPADEGIAQHLRSREKITVLVANKTDGLDPDTATADFYSLGIGEVYPIAASHGRGVTSLFEKVLLPFVQDEVTEPVELTEEEENAAYWAEQLDKKLSSEDTSAEEDDFNPEDLPIKLAIVGRPNVGKSTLTNRILGEERVVVYDMPGTTRDSIYIPMVRDEREYVLIDTAGVRKRGKVTDTVEKFSVIKTLQAIEDANVVLLVIDAREGISDQDLSLLGFILNTGRSLVIVVNKWDGLSQEVRDEVKEMLDLRLGFIDFARIHFISALHGSGVGNLFESVTEAYTCATRRVGTSMLTRIMQMAADDHQPPLVRGRRVKLKYAHAGGYNPPIVVIHGNQVKDLPDSYKRYLMNYYRRSLNVMGTPIRIQFKEGENPFADKRNTLTPNQLRKRKRLMQHLKKGK
- a CDS encoding AEC family transporter, with amino-acid sequence MSWETWGFAFHVTMPNLLLLLIGMGLRRLSLLDDAFCDAAMKLVFNLALPCLLFFSVATNHQSMADHLPMLIYGTLGTIATFLLLEFVAVYLVKDPRERGIFVQGGFRSNTGIMGLAFAMSAYGSEGVAVGSLYLTVTVILFNVLSVITLTRSLRRNEQGGKISKKALLVSIVTNPLIISLLLGLIYSRSTLPMPDVIKQTGNLVSSLALPLALLCAGASLDLRTMLRTSNVAALSSAAKLLLVPALLTLGGWAFGFRGVSLGVIFLFAATPTAAGSYAMTRAMGGNATLAANIIAMTTVGSFFVTAIGLYCLRSLGVI
- a CDS encoding YfgM family protein; this encodes MEAYTTENEQVDTLRRFLAENGKALVVGVVLGVGALVGWRIWQSNQSDNAMAASASYQQIAEKLADGKADGVAAAEKFTAANQNSYGALTSLELARHYVDQKDFAKAEQQLVLAQSQTKDADLLALVNLRLARIQLQEKKTDDALKTLDAIKLDGWVALAADVRGDVLVGKGDNKAARDAYNKGLSANPPQALKALLTMKLNNLSS